In Bombyx mori chromosome 11, ASM3026992v2, one genomic interval encodes:
- the LOC100526764 gene encoding solute carrier family 2, facilitated glucose transporter member 1 gives MAKMNPRLAFAIISSTCWSAFQHGYNTGVINAPQAVMSEWLQKEALSGTNTSVSAMVDPKVTSVWSVAVSIYCAGGMIGGVITGIIADRFGRKGGLLLNNVLVFLAAALQGASKVVKSAEMLILGRLLIGVNSGLNAGLVPLYLSEISPVSIRGSIGTVYQLVITVTILLSQLLGLSSVLGTEDGWPWLLALTAAPAVLQCLTLPLCPESPKYLLLNQGRELHAQRALNWLRGDVAVHGEMEEMHQEAEKNKISKKVTLRELFRNRNLRLPLFISTVVMIAQQLSGINAIIYFSTDIFEKTHLGSDAAQYATLGIGAMNVVMTIASLVLVEVAGRKTLLLAGFSGMFICTVGITVATSYTQHVWVSYLCIALVVLFVTMFAIGPGSIPWFLVTELFNQSSRPAASSVAVTVNWTANFIVGLSFLPLSLALGNNVFVIFAVLQFLFIIFIYTKVPETKNKTVDEITAMFRQRM, from the exons atgGCG AAAATGAACCCGCGTCTCGCTTTCGCCATTATATCGTCGACCTGCTGGTCTGCCTTCCAGCATGGATACAATACAGGCGTGATAAACGCTCCGCAGGCG GTCATGAGCGAATGGCTTCAGAAAGAGGCGCTTAGTGGGACGAACACCTCGGTCTCCGCCATGGTCGATCCAAAGGTGACTTCGGTCTGGTCGGTGGCTGTCTCCATATACTGCGCCGGCGGCATGATTGGTGGTGTGATCACCGGAATCATTGCCGACAG ATTCGGCAGAAAAGGCGGTCTGCTGCTCAACAACGTGCTGGTATTCCTGGCGGCCGCTCTGCAGGGAGCTTCGAAGGTCGTCAAATCGGCGGAGATGCTCATCCTTGGAAG ATTACTCATTGGCGTTAACAGTGGCCTGAACGCGGGCTTAGTGCCTCTCTACCTGTCAGAGATATCGCCAGTGTCAATCAGAGGCTCG ATCGGCACAGTTTACCAGCTCGTCATAACAGTCACGATACTGCTGTCCCAGCTGCTAGGGCTGAGCAGTGTGCTCGGCACGGAGGACGGCTGGCCATGGTTATTGGCACTGACAGCGGCGCCGGCCGTCCTGCAGTGTCTCACGCTGCCCCTATGCCCAGAATCGCCAAAGTACTTACTCCTGAACCAGGGTCGAGAGCTGCACGCCCAACGAG CATTGAACTGGCTGCGAGGCGACGTCGCGGTGCACGGCGAGATGGAAGAAATGCATCAG GAAGCGGAGAAGAATAAGATCAGCAAGAAGGTCACCCTGCGAGAGTTGTTCCGAAACAGGAACCTCCGTCTGCCCCTCTTCATATCCACAGTCGTGATGATAGCTCAACAGCTCTCCGGGATAAACGCTATAATATACTTTTCGACTGACATCTTTGAGAAGACTCATCTCGGATCTGATGCTGCGCAGTACGCTACTTTGG GCATAGGCGCCATGAATGTCGTAATGACGATAGCCAGCCTCGTGCTCGTCGAGGTGGCTGGCAGAAAGACCCTCCTGCTGGCAGGGTTCTCGGGAATGTTCATATGTACCGTCGGCATAACAGTCGCTACTTCATAC actCAGCACGTCTGGGTGTCGTATCTGTGCATAGCGCTCGTGGTTCTCTTCGTGACGATGTTCGCGATCGGTCCGGGTTCGATACCCTGGTTCTTGGTGACag AGTTATTCAACCAATCATCTCGGCCGGCCGCGTCATCTGTCGCTGTCACTGTCAATTGGACGGCCAATTTCATTGTCGGATTAAGCTTCTTACCGCTCTCG CTCGCCCTGGGGAACAATGTTTTCGTGATATTCGCGGTCCTACAATTCctgttcataatttttatttacactaaAGTACCTGAGACGAAAAATAAGACTGTTGACGAGATAACCGCCATGTTTAGGCAGCGGATGTAG